Proteins encoded in a region of the Pieris rapae chromosome 10, ilPieRapa1.1, whole genome shotgun sequence genome:
- the LOC111004485 gene encoding maltase A1 translates to MPPAKLLGISLVVIIALGVVIGSLTWAFLVTRGSDPPDLKPTDWWEHTVIYQIYPRSFKDSDGDGIGDLRGITSKLEHFVEAGVGAIWMSPVFVSPMVDFGYDISDFYNIQDEYGTMADFEELIEKAHALDIKVLLDYVPNHASNESLYFVRSEARDPAYENYFIWADPVIINNTRTVPSNWISQFGGSVWEWSEARQQYYLHQFAKEQVDFNFREPAVREEMLNIMKFWFEKGVDGFRLDALPHLFEADPNNYGGIYPDEPLSGNMYLRPDQAGYTTQEFVRDQIELYDVVYEWRAFADKWKEDNTAATKILLAEAYANITMTMLYYGDEQGRRGSHFPFNFDFITSLSAESNARDFVYVIKRWLTYMPSGQVANWVFGNHDQKRMASRFRTDMVDGLNSLNMMLPGVAITYQGEEIGMKDGFVSWEDTVDVQACNQANEDNYLDYSRDPARTPYHWDNSSKAGFSTGLNTWLPIAEDYQEVNLQAQKESAKSHFKVYKTLTSLRKEPALSHGNYFIQALTENTLVLVRYLNTHDTYALLFNVGSSNDTVDTSDINYLSAPLKVHTSSIHSSRDVGDTLTFGKIILLPGEALVIKSPPA, encoded by the exons ATGCCGCCTGCGAAGTTGCTTGGAATCTCTCTTGTGGTCATCATAGCTCTGGGCGTGGTTATTGGAAGTTTGACATGGGCGTTCCTTGTCACGAGAGGTTCGGACCCTCCAGATTTAAAGCCGACGGACTGGTGGGAACACACTGTTATATACCAGATTTACCCTCGGTCCTTCAAAGACAGCGATGGAGATGGAATCGGTGATTTAAgag GAATCACGTCAAAGCTCGAACATTTTGTTGAGGCTGGAGTGGGTGCAATATGGATGTCTCCGGTTTTTGTATCTCCCATGGTGGACTTTGGGTATGACATCAGTGACTTTTACAATATCCAAGATGAATACGGAACGATGGCTGATTTTGAAGAACTCATTGAAAAGGCACACGCACTAG ATATAAAAGTTCTTCTTGACTACGTCCCAAACCATGCTAGTAATGAGTCACTTTATTTCGTTCGTTCTGAGGCCCGTGACCCTGCTTAtgagaattattttatctggGCCGATCCtgtgattataaataatacaaggaCCGTTCCTTCGAATTGG ATAAGTCAGTTTGGGGGATCAGTCTGGGAATGGAGTGAAGCAAGACAGCAGTATTATTTGCACCAATTTGCGAAAGAACAAGTAGATTTCAACTTCAGAGAACCAGCAGTGAGAGAGGAAATGCTTAATATTATGAAGTTCTGGTTTGAAAAAGGAGTAGATGGATTCAGATTGGATGCCCTTCCCCATCTTTTTGAAGCTGATCCTAATAACTATGGAGGTATATATCCTGATGAACCATTAAGTGGGAACATGTACTTAAGGCCTGACCAAGCGGGATATACAACACAGGAATTTGTTAGGGATCAAATAGAGCTGTATGATGTTGTATACGAGTGGAGAGCTTTCGCAGATAAATGGAAGGAAGACAATACTGCCGCAACAAA AATACTATTAGCGGAGGCGTATGCAAACATCACGATGACGATGTTGTACTACGGCGACGAACAAGGCAGGCGCGGATCACATTTCCCGTTCAATTTCGACTTCATCACGAGCCTCTCCGCTGAGTCTAACGCTCGGGACTTCGTTTATGTAATCAAACGTTGGCTCACGTACATGCCTTCGGGACAAGTTGCTAATTGGGTC TTTGGCAATCACGATCAAAAACGGATGGCGTCCAGATTCAGAACAGACATGGTCGATGGACTTAATTCGTTAAACATGATGCTGCCAGGAGTAGCAATCACATACCAAGGAGAGGAAATAGGTATGAAAGATGGCTTTGTCAGTTGGGAAGATACGGTGGATGTCCAGGCATGTAATCAGGCCAATGAGGATAACTACTTGGATTATTCCCGGGACCCCGCGAGGACTCCATACCATTGGGACAACTCATCAAAAGCAGGTTTCAGTACTGGACTAAATACGTGGTTGCCTATCGCAGAGGACTATCAAGAAGTCAACCTTCAAGCTCAAAAAGAATCCGCAAAAAGCCActttaag GTGTACAAAACATTAACATCGCTTCGCAAGGAGCCAGCCTTGTCCCACGGGAACTATTTCATCCAGGCTTTAACTGAAAATACATTGGTGCTGGTCCGATACCTGAATACCCACGACACGTATGCTTTACTCTTCAATGTGGGTTCAAGCAATGATACAGTCGACACCTCTGATATCAATTACTTGTCAGCGCCACTCAAAGTACATACTTCGAGTATTCATTCTAGCAGAGATGTGGG tgACACTTTAACGTTTGGAAAGATAATCCTACTACCGGGAGAGGCGTTGGTGATTAAAAGTCCACCAGCTTAA
- the LOC111004484 gene encoding maltase 2 produces the protein MNSTAKVLGATAIIVVGVGLIAGGITWAVLATRGSDVPPPELIPLEWWQHCVLYQIYPRSFKDSDGDGIGDLKGIISELPLFVEAGVDAIWMSPIFESPMVDFGYDISNFYNIHYEYGTMEDFRELLMKAHELGIKVLLDFVPNHASNESEYFINSEARVPGYEDFFVWADGHDDPNDPTKTNKLPPSNWVSQFGGSAWEWSQRRQQFYLHQFAVQQADFNFRNQAVRDEMFKIMKFWLDEGADGFRVDALPYLIEADPADHNGRYPDDPLSGRMEFESHQLGYTIPLYTKDLIELYDVVYEWRSFVDRYLEESGGDTRVLFSEGYANVSMTMLYYGNEQGSVGAHFPFNFDFITDLSSKSTARDFVYVILKWLTYMPYGGVPNWVFGNHDNNRMPTRFRESMVDGLNSLNMLLPGVAVTYQGEEIGMKDGYVSWEDTVDVEALNRGDNETYMLYSRDPARTPYHWNNLINAGFSTAEKTWLPVAEDYPVLNLELQKAAERSHFKVYQALTDLRRKERSLSHGDYSIRAISDSTFYLVRYLPSYDTIVLVFNVAETSDTIDLSRIPNLSLPTTVYVSSIHSTRLSGTNISDELLTLTAGEAIVFKSKTNM, from the exons ATGAATTCGACCGCTAAGGTTTTGGGTGCGACGGCAATCATCGTTGTGGGGGTCGGCTTGATTGCag GTGGAATAACATGGGCAGTCCTGGCAACGAGAGGGTCAGACGTTCCCCCACCTGAATTAATTCCTTTGGAGTGGTGGCAACACTGTGTTCTATATCAGATCTACCCTAGATCCTTCAAAGACAGCGATGGAGATGGTATCGGTGATTTAAAAG GAATCATAAGTGAGCTGCCCCTCTTCGTTGAGGCGGGAGTGGACGCGATCTGGATGTCTCCAATATTCGAGTCCCCAATGGTGGATTTTGGTTATGACATCAGTAACTTCTACAACATTCATTATGAATATGGCACTATGGAGGATTTCAGAGAATTGCTAATGAAAGCACACGAACTTG gAATCAAAGTGCTATTAGATTTTGTTCCGAATCATGCAAGTAATGAGTCTGAATACTTTATCAATTCTGAAGCGAGAGTACCAGGTTACGAAGATTTCTTCGTATGGGCTGATGGTCACGATGATCCCAACGACCCAACTAAAACTAACAAACTTCCACCGTCTAACTgg GTAAGCCAATTTGGAGGCTCGGCCTGGGAGTGGAGCCAACGCCGCCAGCAATTCTACTTACATCAGTTTGCCGTACAGCAAGCGGACTTTAACTTTCGCAATCAGGCAGTCAGGgatgaaatgtttaaaatcatGAAATTCTGGTTGGACGAAGGGGCCGACGGGTTTAGAGTCGATGCTTTACCTTACCTAATCGAGGCCGATCCGGCTGATCACAATGGACGATATCCTGACGATCCACTCAGTGGAAGGATGGAATTTGAATCTCACCAACTTGGATACACCATACCACTATATACCAAGGACCTGATTGAGCTCTACGATGTTGTGTATGAATGGAGATCTTTTGTGGATCGTTATCTTGAAGAAAGTGGCGGCGATACACG GGTTCTTTTCTCAGAAGGCTACGCAAATGTTTCAATGACGATGTTGTACTATGGTAACGAGCAAGGCAGCGTCGGAGCCCATTTTCCCTTCAATTTTGACTTCATCACCGATCTTTCGTCAAAATCTACAGCCAGAGACTTTGTGTATGTCATTCTTAAGTGGCTCACATATATGCCTTATGGCGGTGTTCCAAATTGGGTg TTTGGAAATCATGACAACAATCGTATGCCGACTCGGTTCCGTGAGAGTATGGTGGATGGACTGAACTCACTGAATATGTTGTTACCAGGGGTTGCCGTCACATACCAAGGCGAAGAAATTG GTATGAAAGATGGCTACGTCAGCTGGGAAGATACTGTGGATGTTGAGGCCTTAAACAGAGGGGACAATGAAACATATATGTTGTACTCGCGGGACCCGGCAAGAACTCCCTACCACTGGAACAATCTAATAAACGCTGGTTTCAGTACCGCAGAGAAGACTTGGCTTCCGGTCGCTGAAGACTATCCAGTATTAAATCTGGAATTACAGAAAGCGGCAGAACGTAGTCATTTcaag GTCTACCAAGCCTTGACTGACTTAAGGAGAAAAGAGAGATCCCTCTCCCATGGTGATTACTCTATCAGAGCCATCTCTGACAGTACTTTTTACTTAGTTCGGTATCTACCTAGCTATGATACTATCGTTCTAGTATTCAATGTGGCAGAAACCAGTGATACTATAGATTTGAGCAGAATACCGAATCTTTCCCTACCAACTACTGTATATGTCTCCAGCATACATTCTACAAGGCTCAGTGG CACCAACATAAGTGACGAACTTTTGACTCTAACCGCGGGTGAAGCCATCGTTTTTAAgtctaaaacaaatatgtaa